Genomic window (Saccharothrix australiensis):
CGCGGCACCTCGGAACCCCAGTCCACCACCAGCACCCGCTGCCCCGCGCTGGACAGCACCCACGCCAGGTTCGCCACCGCGCTGGTGCGCCCGGTGCCGCCGGCGGCCGACAGGAACGCCGTCACACCGGTGTGGCCGTGCCCAGCGGGGCTGCTCATCGACTGCTCCAGATCGGCGGTGCGGTGGTGGGTCGCGCGGTGGCGCCCGCCCGCGGTGACGCGGACCACCGCGGTGGACGGGGCTACAGCGAGCTCTCGAACGCGGCGAACCGGTTCGGCATCTCCGCGTTCTCGGCGAGGATGCGGTGCAGGGCGGCGCGCAGCGCGGTGTCGGGCAGCTCCGCCACCCTGGCCAGGTCGATCCCGGTCACGTCGAGGAGTTCGGACTCCAGGACGGGTTCTTCAGCCATCTCGCCATACCCCCTCACCGCAAAGCTGCGGGTGCGTCCGCAGTGCGCCAACCCCATCCTAGTGCGAGGCAACGGGGAATGCGGGGAATCCTCCGATTGGCGGAAGTAGCGGCCGGGCCGATGTGTTTGGTTTGTCTGGGGCGGATGGATCGGGGGATCGATGGAAGCGCTGCCGTTCCGCCAGTTCGTGGTGAAGGTCCACGGCCGCTGCAACCTCGCCTGCGACTACTGCTACGTCTACGAACTGGCCGACCAGGGCTGGCGCTCCCGACCGCGCGCGATGTCGCCGCGAGTGGTCGCGCACACCGCCGAACGGGTGGCGCGGCACGTGCGCGCGCACGGGCTGTCCGAGGTGGAAGTCGTGCTGCACGGCGGTGAACCGCTCCTCGCCGGCCCGGCGGCGGTCGAGGGGCTGGTGCGCCGCTTCCGCGCGGCGGTGCCCGCGCGGGTGCGGTTCTCCGTGCAGACCAACGGAACCCTGCTCGACCGCGCTTTCCTGGCGTTGCTCGCACGACTGGACGTGCGGGTCGGGGTGAGCGTCGACGGCGTCGGGGAAACGCACGACCGGCACCGCGTGCGGCCCGACGGAACCGGCAGTTGGGCATCGGTCGAGTCGGGTTTGCGATTGCTGGCCGACGAGTTCCGCGCGGTGTACGGCGGTCTGTTGTGCGTGATCGACGTGCGCGCCGATCCGGTGCGCGCCTACGAGTCGCTGCGCGAATTCCGGCCGCCGGTGGTGGATTTCCTGCTGCCGCACGGCAACTGGGCCGCGCCGCCGCCGGCACGGGTCGCCGGGGCCCCCGAAACGCCTTACGCGGATTGGTTGACGGCGTTGTTCGACCACTGGTACCCGCGGCCGGGAACACGGGTCCGGTTGTTCGAGGAGTTGCTGAACGTGGTGCTGGGCGGGCGTTCCCGCGTCGAAGGCGTGGGATTGACGCCGAGCGCGCAGGTGGTGGTGGAAACGGACGGCGCGATTTCCGTGTCGGACATCCTGGCGTCCTCCTCGCCCGCCGCGGCGGCGACCGGTCTGCACGTGCTGCACGACGACTTCGACCGGGCGCTGGCCCTCCCGGAGGTCGTCGCGGCGCGGTCGGGGCGCGCCGGGCTGCCGGACGCCTGCCGGTCCTGCGCGGTGGTGGCGGCCTGCGGCGGCGGGCTGCGGGCCCACCGGTTCACCGGGGACGGTTTCGACCGCCCGTCGGTGTACTGCCCGGACCTGTACCGGTTGATCGCGCACGTGCGGGCGCGCGTGGCGGCCGACCTGGCGGAGCCGGCGTGACGGTGCGGCCGTGGCGGCTGTCCGCCGAGGACTTCGCCGCCCTGGCGCGGGGCGAGGGCGGCGCACGCGCCGTCCGGGCGCTGCGGCTGGCGCGGCGCAGCCGGACGTCGCTGCTGATCAGGATGATCGCCGCCGCGCCGGAGGCCCGCCCGGCGTACCGCCTGCTGGTGGACGCCGACCGCGCGTCGCCCTCGGCCGTGGCGGAGGTGCTGGACTACCCGTCGGTGGGCGCGTGGGCGACCCGGACGGCCCTGGCGCTGCGCCGCGGCTCGCCCGCGCGGCCGGTGGACCTCGCGTTCGTCGCCGCGGCGGCCGCGCTGCGGGCCGGTGTGCCGGCGCGGGTGGACCTGCCCGCGGTGGAGGTGTGCGCCCTGCCCTCGCTCGGCCTCGTCCACGACCCGCGCACGCTGGCCTACGAGCCGCTGCCCGAGGTGGACCTGGGCTCGCACGCGGTGCGCCTGGACGTGTGGGCGGGCGGTGGCGTGCCGCCGGGGTTGGCGGTCGCGACCCGGTTCGACCTGGAGCGGTGGCGGTCGGGGCTGGCCGGCGCGTGGGGCGTGCTGGAGCGCGACCACCCGGCGATGGCGGAGGAGTTCGCCGAGCTGGTTACCGTGCTGACGCCGATGCCGCCGTCGCCGACGGGCACGAGCAGCGCGACCGCGGCCGACGCGTTCGGCTGCG
Coding sequences:
- the fxsA gene encoding FxSxx-COOH cyclophane-containing RiPP peptide, which encodes MAEEPVLESELLDVTGIDLARVAELPDTALRAALHRILAENAEMPNRFAAFESSL
- a CDS encoding FxsB family cyclophane-forming radical SAM/SPASM peptide maturase codes for the protein MEALPFRQFVVKVHGRCNLACDYCYVYELADQGWRSRPRAMSPRVVAHTAERVARHVRAHGLSEVEVVLHGGEPLLAGPAAVEGLVRRFRAAVPARVRFSVQTNGTLLDRAFLALLARLDVRVGVSVDGVGETHDRHRVRPDGTGSWASVESGLRLLADEFRAVYGGLLCVIDVRADPVRAYESLREFRPPVVDFLLPHGNWAAPPPARVAGAPETPYADWLTALFDHWYPRPGTRVRLFEELLNVVLGGRSRVEGVGLTPSAQVVVETDGAISVSDILASSSPAAAATGLHVLHDDFDRALALPEVVAARSGRAGLPDACRSCAVVAACGGGLRAHRFTGDGFDRPSVYCPDLYRLIAHVRARVAADLAEPA
- a CDS encoding aKG-HExxH-type peptide beta-hydroxylase codes for the protein MTVRPWRLSAEDFAALARGEGGARAVRALRLARRSRTSLLIRMIAAAPEARPAYRLLVDADRASPSAVAEVLDYPSVGAWATRTALALRRGSPARPVDLAFVAAAAALRAGVPARVDLPAVEVCALPSLGLVHDPRTLAYEPLPEVDLGSHAVRLDVWAGGGVPPGLAVATRFDLERWRSGLAGAWGVLERDHPAMAEEFAELVTVLTPMPPSPTGTSSATAADAFGCVFLSLAPDPETFAVTLAHEAQHTKLVALMDLFPLLVPDRREIFYAPWREDPRPLAGLLHGTYAHLGVAAFWRARRGLHAQTEYARWRSAALTTAETLLSSGKLTPTGHTFVTGMAEVLRRWCAEPVHPDAAARAAEEAAAHRSRWQARVADPR